The Treponema primitia ZAS-1 nucleotide sequence AATAAGCTGCATACCCATATTTTACGCCCCCCTCCCCCCGGGCCGGTTTGCCAAAGAGCCCAAAAGGTGACACCCAATTTGCGTAGTGTCCCAACGAATATATGCTGATAAAGTAGGGCTGATGTTTTTTCCTGCGATAGCCGTTGCCGTGAAATATATAAAATGGTACGGTATAATAAATTATGAAGAAAGGAATAATAAAGCAAATTTTAATAAACCTAATTCCATTATTTATTGGGATATCTCTATCTATCCCTATGGGTTTAACTAGATGGACCGGTTTTTTCTTTGTATTTATACCCATTGGATTAAGTATATCAATAGGGTTATTCATTGATTCAAATAATAAAATAAAAACGAGGACTCGGAAGAAAAATTAGTCTTTCATTGGTTGCATTGGATTTATTGGTATTTCTCGGAATAATGCAGCATGAAAATTTACAGATAGAGGAAACGGTATTTTATTTTGCATATTTTATAAATACTGGATTATTTACAAGGGTTTTAATACATTATGCTATTGCAAAAGTATTTGGCCCATTGATTTGGGGCAGGGGTTATTGTGGCTGGGGCTGTTATACAGCCGCATTGCTCGAATGGCTGCCAATAAAAGAGAATAAAACTATACCCAAAAAATATACATACATACGGATAATTGTTTTAATATTGTCATTATTAATTCCATTTATTTTCATAAGAAATGGTTATGATTATTTTAATAGACATATATTTTCTCCAATTTCTTCATCAGAAGCATTACCATTTCAACCGTATAAAATAGATCAATTCATATGGTTTCTTGCAGGAAATATAGTGTACTATATTATTGGAATAATACT carries:
- a CDS encoding 4Fe-4S binding protein, producing MVALDLLVFLGIMQHENLQIEETVFYFAYFINTGLFTRVLIHYAIAKVFGPLIWGRGYCGWGCYTAALLEWLPIKENKTIPKKYTYIRIIVLILSLLIPFIFIRNGYDYFNRHIFSPISSSEALPFQPYKIDQFIWFLAGNIVYYIIGIILAITFRKKRAFCKIWCPAALVMKLQSRVSLIKMAPSGNKCIECGNCNTECPMDIDVRKYIKNGKRILSSECILCGNCVNICPVKAIK